In Providencia hangzhouensis, the DNA window TCCGTTGAGTAACGATAGTTAGCTAAAGTTACAGATGTACCAGTCGAGGTCACGTTTTTGGAGTATTGAAAACGATATGACTGCCCACTGTCGGTATCTTCTTTCCCTAATAAATTTTGGCTATTTGCTTGTGTAACATCAGCCGATAGTGCTCCCAAACTACCTAAATTAATTCCCATTCCTATCGCATAAGATTGGTAATTTTTTGATAGTAAAGTTCCAACATACCCAGTAATACCTTTTGGTAACCCATAAATAAAAGTACTTTGCAGGAAATCAGGTTCTACTTCACCGGAGGCATTAGATTTATATTTTCCCCCCGTTAATGAATACTTGAGTTGCCCTTCTCGCTGCATAATAGCAATTGATGAGAAAGGAACAGTAAATGAGCGTTCAGTACCATCCGCTTCCTTAATTATAACGGTTAAGTCACCGCTAGTCCCTGTTGGGTATAAATCATCAATTTCAAATGCACCTGGAGAGACATAGGATTGATAAATAACATAGTTATTTTGTTTAATCGTAACTTCTGCGTTACTTTGAGCTATTCCCCTAATAATCGGAGCAAAACCTCTCATTGAACTAGGTAGCATGGATTCATCACTTTGTAATTGAATGCCACGGAATTGAAAACCATCAAAAATCTCACTTGGTGTCGCTGTGTCACCAATCACTAATTGAGATTTTAAGAAATTAATCCCTCTTTCTAAGCTAGTCTCAATGTTTTTCCATTCGCGTTCTCCACTATTATCCGTATAAGTCGAATAGTTTTTTAAACGCCATGGGCCTAGATTTCCAGTGCTACGAAGGTTGAAATAATGAGAGTTTGTATCTTTGGCGTTATTACGACTCCAATTGTTTGAACCACTATAATAATAATTTAAGATTAAAGCAGGAACACCATTTTCCCATTGACTAGCGGGAACAGTACCTAATGCTTGTTTATTCATAGCAATTTGAGGTATTGAGATATTCAGCTTCTGTTGATTCAATTCAAGCGTAGATTTTGCCTCGGGTATATATTCGCCTATTGGGCCTATATATTGCCCAGCAGAAAGTGCAGCCAATGCTGGAATAGAATTAACTTTAACTCCCCAAAGTGCTAATTCTTCTTTTGTTATGCGTGGAATTAACTGGCTTGATTTATCATCCTTAACAAATTCGATAACCTTAGAATCCATTAAAATACCATTTACGATAATATCGACATGATATTCTCCCGCTAACTGGCCTCCAGGGTTAGCAAACTGGTCTAAATTAGGTAGATCTGCAATATTTTGGCCATCAATGACGCTGAGTGAGCTAGGACTAAAATAATCTTCCGCAGATACATGACTAATGCTTATTCCAGCCAAAATTATTGCAGTTACTACCTGACATATTTTTTTTAATCGAAAATAAGTTACCCCATTATGCAAATCGGTTATCGCGTCATAATGACGATTTAATGGATGTTGCTTTCTTGAAATGCAGCGCATAATGAATGTTCTTCCAACTGATTATTTTAATGTCTGAGTTTTCGCTTTCGTTATCGTTCCATAGTCATTAATTGCACTCCAAGTAACTTGGTTTGCTTGAGTTCCCGAAATATTCCATGACGCTTCGCCCAGAGGAGGGACCATGCCTGGTTCTGCAATTTCTTTATTACCAACCTTCAACTCCCCGAATGAAACATAATAAGGCGTTGGATTATTTGCTTTTAAATAGTTTCCTTGTTTTTTAAAGGTTAATTTTTCATACGCAATTAATGCTTCTGCTGTTGGTAAATCTGCAGGGCGATAAAATAATTTAATCTTGTTATTAATTGAAATCGTTAAATTATTTGTTGCATTTGGGTCTGATGGTGGAATTGATTTAACATTTAGCCAATAAACTGATTCTTTATCAGAGGGTAACTGAGAATCTGTTAAAACAATTCGAATAGCATTGGCTGATTCAGGTTCAATGCGAAAAAGTGGAGGAGTTACAGTAAACGGTACTTTTTGCTTATCATTATTATTAAAATTATTGACCCAAGATTGTACAAGATAAGGTGTTTTGTCATCATTTCTCACTGAAATTGAAGCTTCTTTCTTATTGCCTTCATAAATAACACGAGTGCCACCTAAAATAACACTGGCGTTTGCATTAAGAGTCGTCATAAATAAAAGCGCTAATGAAATGAGATGCTTTTTCAAAATTTTCCCCTATAAAAAGAGGGAACGAATGTTCCCTTAATTCAGTGAACTATTGGTTATATTGAATAGTGACAGTAACGTCAGCGTTTGCTTTACCAGCAGTAACTTCATTTGCGGTTGTAACGTAACGCGCATAATATGTTTTTTCGCCACTATTACCTTTCAAATCAATACCATCAGCTTCTGTGTCTGGAGTATAGAAATTTGTTCCGTTAACATCACCAGAAATACCAATACCAACACCTTCAGCCTCATTGACAGCATATAATTGGTTGTTATCTGGGTGTGCGGTTCCTCCGAAGGTGACGCGAGCACGTGCTAATGTTGCAGGGCAGCCACTCAAGCCTATTGTTAAAGGAACTGCATCAGTTAATTCACCGACTTTATCGAAGGTGTTAGTCATCCAAGTGCCAAGTTGCACTACACCTTCATTTTTGTTTGTATTATTAACTTCAATAGTACAAGTCGTATCAATAAATTGACCTTTGAAATTTATGGTGCCTTTAGCATTACCGCTATCAATTGCAGCATGTGCCACACTTGATAATGAAACCATAATAATTGATGCCATTAATACTGACTTTTTAAAAATCATAGGAACCTCTTATCTATCTAGTAAAGAATCATTAATTATATTCAGGTTAGATGACTAAGTTATTTTTTAATAACTATTATCCCATATATTTCACACATCAAAATTATATTAGTGTTTTTAAAGTAAATCCATTAAACGAGTAATTTTAAGTATTTTACTTAGATTGCGATGTTTAACTTTGAAATAACGCTTTTAAGTTAATAATATAGATGAATAATCCAATAAACTGACATTTTCTTAACTGTTAACGATAACAATCATATTAAAATTAAATTTAAATATTATTTAAGTAACTGTAACATTGTATTTCGTTTGAAATATAATTTAACGGATATATGCAGGCCAATATTCTTATTATACGAGATGCGTGGTATTAAAAATCTCCAAAGTTGGTATTTAAGGTATTTAAAGCTTATTTGCTGTAGGGGAAATGTGAAAACTCATAAGATATGATCTGGCAGTGCTATAAAATCATCTTTTTATTTTTACCTTTTCAGGTAAATAAAATGAATGATAAGACCATGAATTTTAATTTTTTCAACAAGAAACTATTTATGGTTTAAATTAAAGGGGTAGTAAACTCTCTTTAATATATAATTTTTTATTAAATTTACTTTAGTTTTGATTTTTTATCGAGAATATTCTTTGCTTGATTAAGTGATTTTACTTAAAAATAAAAGGCCATATCTAATTAGCTGAATGACAACGATAGATATGACCTTTTTATTATTTATAATCTAGGCTAAATTAACTGCGTAACCCTCTACCTTGTTCAATCAAATACCAAGTTAGTAAATAAAAAACTATCAAGAAAATCATCAGTACACCAAGAGTAATTGCGATTGATACATCTGCAATACCTAGGAATCCATATCTAAATCCACTAATCATATACACGATAGGGTTTAATTTAGATATAGCCTGCCAAACTGGCGGTAATAAGGATAGCGAATAAAAGACACCACCTAAATAAGTTAACGGTGTTAGGACAAAAGTAGGAACGATACTGATATCATCAAACGTCTTAGCAAAAATTGCATTTAATAGCCCAGCAAGTGAAAATACAATAGCGGTTAGCAACAAGGTTACTACAACCATAACCCATGAATGGACTTGTAGTGGAATAAAAAATAGTGACACTAACGTGACTAAAAAACCAACTAGGATCCCACGAGCAACACCTCCACCAACAAAACCAGCAATAATTATGTGTGTTGGAACAGGTGCAACCAGTAACTCTTCAATATTCTTTTGAAATTTAGAACCAAAAAATGAAGAGCAGACATTAGAGTAAGAGTTAGTGATAACTGCCATCATGATTAACCCCGGAACTATAAATTGCATATAGTCCACACCACCCATATCACCAATTCTTGAGCCAATTAAATTACCAAAAATGACAAAGTATAGTGACATTGTAATGACTGGTGGTAATAAGGTTTGTACCCAGATACGACCAAATCGAGTGACTTCTTTTATCCAAATAGTTTTTAATGCTACCCAGTACAATGAGATCATTTTACAATCTCCTTCTCGGCCGCATGGCTTTCTTTTTTGACTAAATTAACAAATAACTCTTCCAAACGGTTCGCTTTATTACGCATACTTAAAATTTGTACACCTTGCTCGCTGAATTGGCTAAAAACACTATTTAGGCCTTGCTCTCTTTTTACATCCACTTCAAGTGTTGATGTGTCTATCAAACGAGATTCATACCCTAATAATTGAGGAACAGGACTTTTGGGCATTAGATCAAAAATAAAAGTTTCTGATTCTAGTTGGCTAAGTAGTTGTTTCATACTTGTATTTTCAACTAGCTCACCATGTTGAATAATACCAATATTACGGCACAGCATTTCAGCTTCTTCTAAATAGTGAGTTGTTAAAATGATTGTCGTCCCTTGAGCGTTTAGATTCTTCAAAAATGTCCACATAGAACGACGTAACTCGATATCCACTCCTGCTGTTGGCTCATCGAGTATTAATAATTTTGGTTGGTGCATTAAAGCACGAGCAATCATTAAACGGCGTTTCATTCCACCTGATAGATTGCGGGCACGCTCATTGCGTTTTTCCCATAAATCAAGTTGAGTCAGATACTGTTCGGCACGTTCTACAGCAACTGAACGAGTGACTCCATAGTAACCCGCTTGGTTAAGGACGATTTGTAGTACTGTCTCAAAAGGGTTGAAATTGAATTCTTGAGGCACTAAACCAAGTTGTTGTTTTGCTTGTACAACTTGCTTTTCTAAATCATAACCAAAAACTTTTACACTCCCACTCGTTTTATTCACTAATGAGCTGATAATCCCGATTGTAGTTGATTTACCTGCACCATTTGGTCCTAGCAAAGCATAAAAATCGCCATCTTCAACGCTTAAGTCGATTCCTCGCAAGGCTCTTACACCACCGGGGTAGGTTTTGGTTAACTGCGATAATTCAAGTGCATATGTCATATGTAAAAAAAACCTTTATTCTTAAGATAGTTTGGCGGCAATATATCCTAATGATGCCACTTTTTTCTGTCCTATGTTATGCAGAAAAGAGATAATTAATTTATCTAAGATAATTCAATATGTTACTAATTTAGGGTTGTTTTGTCTAAAGGAGAGGTTCATCATAAGGGCATTAAAATTAGTATAACTAATTATTAATTAATCAATAAATGCTGTATAAGATTTTATCGCAAAGTAACACAATTAGGCTATAAGTCATGATGAGAAAAATAGAAGAACTGTTTGCTAACAATGAAGCATGGTCAGCATCAGTAAAAGAGCAAGATCCTGAATTCTTCAAAGAATTATCAAAAGCGCAAAAGCCAAGATTCTTATGGATAGGCTGCTCAGACAGTCGAGTACCTGCAGAAAAGCTAATTAACGCAGCACCTGGCGACCTTTTTGTTCACCGTAATGTTGCTAATTTAGTTATCCACACGGATCTTAATTGTTTATCTGTTATTCAATATGCCGTTGATGTCTTACAAGTTGAGCACATCATTATTTGTGGTCACTATGGTTGTGGTGGTATTGAAGCGGCTGTTGATAATACCGAACTCGGCTTAATCAATAATTGGTTATTACACATACGTGATATTTGGTACAGACACAGCTCTATGTTAGGTGAATTAAAACCTTGCGAGCGACTTAACCGTTTATGTGAACTAAATGTTGTGGAACAAGTTTATAATTTAGGCCACTCTACCATTATGCAATCAGCGTGGAAACGCGGTCAAAAAGTCATGATCCACGGCTGGGTCTACGGTATTAACAATGGCCGATTGCAAGACCTTCATATTACGGCGGATAGCAGAGAAAAACTTGAACTTTGTTACCGTGAAGCAATTGCGACATTAACGCAAAAAAATAATTTAAGTAAAAAGGATTGCTAAATTGCCCTCTGATTGCTGGTAAACCTATTATGTCATCAGCAATTAGAGCAAGCTTTGAAAGTAAAACCCTAAAAAACAACTTATTAACGTTGGGCAGATAAAACAAAGCGGGAAAAATAGGTATTTATCCCGCTTTATCAACAATCTCAAGCGCTATAGAATGGTGCTTTCTTATATTAAGCGACTTGTACAGGCACTGCTTTAGCAACCCTGCTCATGACATTGTTTTCATCAAAATAAGCAACCTTCGGTTTATGCGTGCGCGCATCTTCATCGTCAATTTGTACATATGAACAAATAATGAGTTTATCGCCTACCGCGGCACGGCGTGCAGCAGCACCATTAACTGAGATAATTTTTGAACCGCGCTCGCCAGAAATCGCGTAGGTTGAAAAACGCTCACCATTATCGACGTTATAGATATCAATGGCTTCATATTCAAGGATCCCAGCAGCATCCATGAAGTTCTGATCAATCGCACATGACCCTTCGTAGTGTAGGTCTGCCTGTGTGACTGTGACGCGATGGAGTTTGCCTTGTAACATTCTTCTTAACATTTCTTCTTCGTCCTTCAAATTGCAGCGTTGTTGACTACGTGCGTTCGCCCTAGTCACATACTTATGTATGCTCCTAGGGACTCACTTACTTGCCGCCTAGCTGCAATCTGAATGACTTTGAATAAAATCATAGTGCCTTCAAAACTGCAGCGTTGTTGACTACGTGTATATAAGTCGCAACAGGCTTAGCAACGCAGCAAGATGGTTGCTGTGATAGTGTTATAAGTCTTATTGTTTTATGCAATATCGCGTTGCAGGTCAACTTGTAAATTGTCAATAAGACGCGTTTGACCTAACCATGCCGCCATTAAAATAACCGCACGTTTACTGGAATCACCAAGTGGTAACAACGTCTCTGCATCGCGAATAAATAGCTCATCAGGAGTAAAACTGGCTTCACGTAAGCTATTATTCATCTCTTCAATAATAACCTCAGATGCGCTAGGTTCAGCCACTAATTTTTCACCCGCTTGTTGCATAATTTGATACAGCTTAGGCGCTATTTTTAGCTCTTCTGCTGACAAATTATTGTTACGTGAACTCAGTGCTAGGCCATTTTTAGCTCTAACCGTTGGGACACTAACAATTTGAGTATCAAATGATAAGTCAGAAACTAATTTGCGAATTAATTGCAACTGTTGGTAATCTTTTTCACCAAACAAGGCAATATCTGGCTGAACTAAGTTGAACAGCTTAGTGATAACCGTTGCGACACCTCTAAAATGACCGGGACGGCTTGCGCCTTCTAACATGGTCGATAACTCAGGAACTTCAACAAAAGTCTGTTTTTCCATCCCTTCTGGGTAGAATTCTTGCGGGGAAGGTGCAAAAACTAAATTGATATCACGACGCTTTAATTTTTCGCAATCTTCTTGCAAAGTTCGTGGGTAATTGGCTAAATCAGATTGCCTATCAAATTGCATAGGGTTCACGAATACACTGGCAATCACAATATCAGCCTGTTTTTTCGCTTGGTCAATGAGTGTTAAGTGACCATCGTGTAAATTACCCATCGTTGGGACAAGTGCAATACGTTTACCTTCTTGTTTCCAACGACGAATTTCACGGCGTAAGATAAGTGCCGTTTCAACGATAAGCATACGTGTGTTCCTTATAATTACTGGCATCAATTAAGAAAAAGAATGTGCTTCACTTGGGTAAATGCCATCTTCTACTTCTTGGATATACATACGAATAGCATCATGAAGGTTGCCTGCTTGAGCTAAAAAGTTTTTAGCAAATTTAGGCGCTCGTGCGGTAATACCCAGTGCATCATGCATAACAAGGATTTGTCCATCAGTTCCATTTCCTGCGCCAATACCAATCACCGGTAATAGCAGTTCTTCAGAAACATGACTTGCTAAGGCAGTTGGAACACATTCGAGAACCAATAATTGGATACCTGCATTTTCTAATGCAATTGCATCTTTGAGTAATTGATTTGCCGTGACCTCATCGCGTCCTTGGACTTTATAACCGCCAAGAACGTTTACTGCTTGA includes these proteins:
- the panD gene encoding aspartate 1-decarboxylase, producing MLRRMLQGKLHRVTVTQADLHYEGSCAIDQNFMDAAGILEYEAIDIYNVDNGERFSTYAISGERGSKIISVNGAAARRAAVGDKLIICSYVQIDDEDARTHKPKVAYFDENNVMSRVAKAVPVQVA
- a CDS encoding fimbria/pilus outer membrane usher protein, whose protein sequence is MRCISRKQHPLNRHYDAITDLHNGVTYFRLKKICQVVTAIILAGISISHVSAEDYFSPSSLSVIDGQNIADLPNLDQFANPGGQLAGEYHVDIIVNGILMDSKVIEFVKDDKSSQLIPRITKEELALWGVKVNSIPALAALSAGQYIGPIGEYIPEAKSTLELNQQKLNISIPQIAMNKQALGTVPASQWENGVPALILNYYYSGSNNWSRNNAKDTNSHYFNLRSTGNLGPWRLKNYSTYTDNSGEREWKNIETSLERGINFLKSQLVIGDTATPSEIFDGFQFRGIQLQSDESMLPSSMRGFAPIIRGIAQSNAEVTIKQNNYVIYQSYVSPGAFEIDDLYPTGTSGDLTVIIKEADGTERSFTVPFSSIAIMQREGQLKYSLTGGKYKSNASGEVEPDFLQSTFIYGLPKGITGYVGTLLSKNYQSYAIGMGINLGSLGALSADVTQANSQNLLGKEDTDSGQSYRFQYSKNVTSTGTSVTLANYRYSTEGFYSFSEANSNQPKIYRDNKKNRFQISLNQSLNEFGNIYFSSYQQDYWNRSGKERSLNAGYNKSFDGITYNFNYSYSDSAYQRKADNYFSFSVSIPLNNTSGNYTSINSSITADNSGNADAMMGVSGTLGEKNNINYAVQQSYGNKETRGSGNASASYRGSYGVANAAYGYDRYSQRANYGLTGAIVAHPYGITLAQPIYDSFAIIRAPGAENVQVLNRANISTDSRGYAIVPYLNPYTKNEISLNIDSLPENVELKTNTVNAVPTKGAAILASYQTHVGYRLLFNVTHNGKPVPFGAMAQFAQSDDQNMSSGIVGDNGDVYLSGMPEQGRLQIKWGKNQEDQCVAEYKLTAEQLKHHLPILPVNCQ
- a CDS encoding fimbrial protein — protein: MIFKKSVLMASIIMVSLSSVAHAAIDSGNAKGTINFKGQFIDTTCTIEVNNTNKNEGVVQLGTWMTNTFDKVGELTDAVPLTIGLSGCPATLARARVTFGGTAHPDNNQLYAVNEAEGVGIGISGDVNGTNFYTPDTEADGIDLKGNSGEKTYYARYVTTANEVTAGKANADVTVTIQYNQ
- a CDS encoding ABC transporter ATP-binding protein, translated to MTYALELSQLTKTYPGGVRALRGIDLSVEDGDFYALLGPNGAGKSTTIGIISSLVNKTSGSVKVFGYDLEKQVVQAKQQLGLVPQEFNFNPFETVLQIVLNQAGYYGVTRSVAVERAEQYLTQLDLWEKRNERARNLSGGMKRRLMIARALMHQPKLLILDEPTAGVDIELRRSMWTFLKNLNAQGTTIILTTHYLEEAEMLCRNIGIIQHGELVENTSMKQLLSQLESETFIFDLMPKSPVPQLLGYESRLIDTSTLEVDVKREQGLNSVFSQFSEQGVQILSMRNKANRLEELFVNLVKKESHAAEKEIVK
- a CDS encoding ABC transporter permease, with translation MISLYWVALKTIWIKEVTRFGRIWVQTLLPPVITMSLYFVIFGNLIGSRIGDMGGVDYMQFIVPGLIMMAVITNSYSNVCSSFFGSKFQKNIEELLVAPVPTHIIIAGFVGGGVARGILVGFLVTLVSLFFIPLQVHSWVMVVVTLLLTAIVFSLAGLLNAIFAKTFDDISIVPTFVLTPLTYLGGVFYSLSLLPPVWQAISKLNPIVYMISGFRYGFLGIADVSIAITLGVLMIFLIVFYLLTWYLIEQGRGLRS
- the panC gene encoding pantoate--beta-alanine ligase — translated: MLIVETALILRREIRRWKQEGKRIALVPTMGNLHDGHLTLIDQAKKQADIVIASVFVNPMQFDRQSDLANYPRTLQEDCEKLKRRDINLVFAPSPQEFYPEGMEKQTFVEVPELSTMLEGASRPGHFRGVATVITKLFNLVQPDIALFGEKDYQQLQLIRKLVSDLSFDTQIVSVPTVRAKNGLALSSRNNNLSAEELKIAPKLYQIMQQAGEKLVAEPSASEVIIEEMNNSLREASFTPDELFIRDAETLLPLGDSSKRAVILMAAWLGQTRLIDNLQVDLQRDIA
- a CDS encoding fimbrial biogenesis chaperone; the protein is MKKHLISLALLFMTTLNANASVILGGTRVIYEGNKKEASISVRNDDKTPYLVQSWVNNFNNNDKQKVPFTVTPPLFRIEPESANAIRIVLTDSQLPSDKESVYWLNVKSIPPSDPNATNNLTISINNKIKLFYRPADLPTAEALIAYEKLTFKKQGNYLKANNPTPYYVSFGELKVGNKEIAEPGMVPPLGEASWNISGTQANQVTWSAINDYGTITKAKTQTLK
- the can gene encoding carbonate dehydratase is translated as MMRKIEELFANNEAWSASVKEQDPEFFKELSKAQKPRFLWIGCSDSRVPAEKLINAAPGDLFVHRNVANLVIHTDLNCLSVIQYAVDVLQVEHIIICGHYGCGGIEAAVDNTELGLINNWLLHIRDIWYRHSSMLGELKPCERLNRLCELNVVEQVYNLGHSTIMQSAWKRGQKVMIHGWVYGINNGRLQDLHITADSREKLELCYREAIATLTQKNNLSKKDC